From one Pseudomonas sp. B21-048 genomic stretch:
- a CDS encoding motility associated factor glycosyltransferase family protein, translated as MSEFFERNAEVIQRRWPLLSARLLVEDASLLQADLVEGLGSTLSINGIQLTSRHDRTREAQLQAESLPVDSPVLHVYGTGLGDLQLELLQRSELIQLHVHILNGAVFALVLQLLDQQPWLSDSRVELHYAGDLVEICLPFFALPSELVLADDFNAKIRDRLISETHLTFNNREFDPQAPDIIERLQASQELVQTDRDVIELFGSRKGQEVFVIATGPSLEQHFETLRAIRNQAERPLFICVDTAYRPLLDHGVRPDVVVSIDQRISVCHLPSEGTADITLAYMPMVDPQVLAAWQGPRYASYSASPIYQQLRQQWPKGELYVGGSVIHPAVDLAVKMGAAQITLFGADFAFPNNKTHAGWNDGDLGPQLCAAKHWVLDGNGQRIKTQLNFRSYLCELERFIAGHPQVRFYNSSRAGAMIAGTAFHPELAS; from the coding sequence TTGAGCGCAACGCCGAGGTCATACAGCGCCGCTGGCCGTTGCTGTCTGCGCGCTTGCTGGTTGAAGACGCAAGTCTGTTGCAGGCTGATCTGGTCGAGGGACTGGGCTCGACCCTGAGCATTAACGGCATTCAACTGACCAGTCGCCACGACCGCACCCGCGAAGCTCAGCTTCAGGCCGAAAGCCTGCCGGTCGACAGTCCGGTGCTGCACGTTTACGGCACAGGGCTGGGTGATCTACAACTGGAACTGCTGCAGCGTTCGGAGCTGATTCAGCTGCATGTACATATCCTCAATGGCGCCGTGTTTGCGCTGGTCTTGCAATTGCTCGATCAGCAGCCGTGGCTCAGCGATTCGCGGGTTGAGCTGCACTACGCCGGTGATTTGGTTGAAATTTGTTTGCCGTTCTTTGCCTTGCCGTCCGAGCTGGTGTTGGCCGATGACTTCAATGCCAAGATCCGCGATCGGCTGATCAGCGAAACTCACCTGACCTTTAACAATCGTGAGTTCGACCCTCAGGCTCCCGACATCATCGAGCGCTTGCAGGCTAGCCAGGAGCTGGTGCAGACCGATCGCGATGTGATCGAGTTGTTCGGTTCGCGTAAAGGACAGGAGGTATTCGTCATTGCCACGGGCCCGAGCCTTGAGCAGCACTTCGAGACCTTGCGCGCAATTCGCAATCAGGCCGAGCGACCGTTGTTCATTTGTGTCGATACGGCCTACCGACCGCTGCTCGATCACGGGGTCCGCCCTGATGTGGTGGTCAGCATCGACCAGCGTATTTCGGTATGCCACCTGCCGTCCGAAGGCACCGCCGATATTACCCTGGCCTATATGCCCATGGTCGACCCTCAGGTGCTGGCGGCCTGGCAAGGGCCGCGCTATGCCAGTTACTCCGCCAGCCCGATCTATCAACAGTTGCGTCAGCAATGGCCCAAGGGCGAACTGTATGTCGGCGGCAGTGTGATTCATCCTGCAGTGGACCTGGCGGTGAAGATGGGCGCGGCGCAGATCACCCTGTTCGGTGCCGACTTCGCCTTTCCCAACAATAAGACCCACGCGGGCTGGAACGATGGCGACCTGGGGCCACAACTGTGCGCCGCCAAACACTGGGTGCTGGATGGTAACGGTCAACGCATCAAGACCCAGCTCAACTTCCGCAGTTACCTATGTGAGCTGGAGCGCTTTATCGCAGGGCATCCTCAGGTGCGCTTCTATAACAGCAGCCGGGCAGGGGCGATGATCGCCGGCACGGCTTTTCATCCGGAGCTGGCGT